The Deltaproteobacteria bacterium genome contains the following window.
GAATCTCGTCCCGATTCAACGGGCAGACCGGGTTCCCGAAGGAGTCCATACGCTCTCGTACGCCCACCACCATGTTCCGACGGATCAAGGGTTCGGCCTTGTTGATGCGGGCCAGGTCCTTGTTGGCCGCGCTGTCGCCGCCGTCGGCCCAGCTCCGGCCTCGACCCAGAAAGATCGCATCCTCGTGCCCGGCGGTGGTGATGAGGCCCAGTTTGGGGCCGTTACGCTCAATGAGGGCGTTGGTCCCCACGGTGGTGCAGTAGCGAACAACATCGCTCTCCCCCAAAAATTCGGAGAGGCCCGTCCCAAAGGATCGGGCCAGCGACCGCATCCCCTTCATGAACCCGACGGAGAGATCATAGTGGGTGCTGGGAGTTTTGGTCATTTGGGTTTTGCCGTCATCTCCACGGGCGTAAAAATCCGTAAATGTTCCGCCGATATCGACGTTGATTGAGATCCCCATTACATGTCTCCTTGTCTTGGTTTCGTTATCAGTGAAAAAATTCTTGAACTATTTTATGAAGCGTTTCCATTTTCACATTCCGAGTCGTCGGTCCCAGGCTGGTGAAAAAGATACCGCGCCCACCGGTGGTTTCATACAACTCCCGGCCTTCCCGAACAAGTCTGGCTGCCGTCTCCAGATCGTCCAGCGGCAGGCCCAGACCCACGCCAAGCGCCCCCACTCCCAGATCCCATATGCGCGAGACCTCCGGCAGACTTCCATCACTTGAAGGACCCAGCACATAAAGGTCCATTTTGAGGGAACTGAACCGATCCACCTGGGACGGATCATATTTCTGGACATAAAGCCCGGCTTTCACGTCGTAATAACCGGTGATGTTCCTGAGGGTGTTGTAGATCTTCTTGTGGGCAAGGCTGATTTTTTCCGAAGCCAGGGAGCGGCCTTCCATGAATATGAGCACATCGGGACCTGTCTTGCAAAAGGCTTCGGCAACAGGAACCATCAACTGTTTCACTTCTCCCAGATGTTCGACACCATGCCCGCGTCCAAACAGCATATCCGCCAGGGTCAAGGGGCCGGTCATTGCCGCGATGCATGCCTGCTCGTTCCGGCTGACCTCAAACACCCTGGACGCTGCCTCCAAGGCATGTTTCATCCGCCCTGTTTCTTCCGGCTTTTCAAAAAGCACCTTTTCCGGGTGTGCGGCAACCGGCCGATCATCCTTCCATGATATGCCGCAACCGCAGGCTTCGGCCATGAGCGTGAAGTCAAGCCCCACCACGACGCCGTCGAATCGAAACAGTTTGTGGGTCTTGACCAACGCATTGGCCCAGAGCGTCGGATCGTTCATGAGCTGTTCCATGGGCATGTTTTCGACCCTGGACAAAAGTCCGCGGATCATAGGGACAAAGACCGGTCTGGACAGCGGTTCGTCGTTCAAGAAAGCGTTGAAAAGCTCCCTACCCGTGGCCATGGCTACACCCCGTGCCGTTTTTTGAGTGCATCCACGTCCAGCTCAATATCATGGGTAATGGGATGCCCCGGCGGCAGGTACTCATTTTCGATGACGACGCCGCAGGCAGGGCAGTAAAACTCCAGAAGGCGGCAGTAATTGGGGTCCGGTGAAAAGCTGTATTCTTTTCCTTCCACCAGGGGCGGGTGGACTTCCTCAAAGGGCTTTTCCGCCACAAGGCACCCTCTTTTGTAGTTCTCCCGAGCCCCGATAAGTGCGTGGCCGCAACGCTGGCAGCACCATTTTTCCTGGTCCAGATCGATCTCCAGATACTCGGTGATTCTTACTTTCATGACGCGCTCACCTCCTCCAAAAGGGCATTATTAAATTTGTCCACCGTCATTCGCCAACCAGTTGCCACCAGAATCGTGGTCTGCTCCGATTCAACCAGCGCGGGACCGGATATGCTGTGGCCGTGGGTAAGCAGCACGCGGTCATATACAGGAATGTCCTCGAACCCTTTTTTTCGGTCCAGAAACACGGATCGAATACTCTTTTTCGCTGACGACACATCCGTTTGGGCCCTGAGGATTTCTTGTACCTCAAAATGGGGGGTTTCCGCCTGGGCCAAGAGACTGACCGTATTGAGTTTCAAATCACCGTCAAATCCGTTGCCGTTGCTTCCCAGCAGCTGGCGCGCCTCGGAAACAGCGGTCCTTAAACCCTCTGGTGATAGAAAAGAATCGAAGTCCGCACCGAACTTTATTTCATCGCCGCCTTCATTCCCTTCCACCATGAGTTCCAGGGAGAGTTTCATATCTTCAAAAGCAAAACCCTCGCCCCGAATATCGCGAGCCGCTTCATTTTTGAGTTTTGCGAGCGTTTCACCCAAGCTCGAAAGGTCACTTTTTTCATGAAAAGGCATGTTTGCCCTCGCATAGTAAATGTGTCCCACGTCCATCCCGGAAGAGGCATATGCCGAGAAAACAGCCGAAAAGGGGGTGATGACGATCTTTTTGATCCCCGCAACTTCCGCCGAAGCGCAACAATGGGCCGGGCCGGCACCGCCGTATACGACCAGGAGCGGCTCCCCTTCTCCTTTCAATTTTTTCCGGATCGCCAATAGTTCCCGGCCCATGGCCTGGTCTATGGTCTCCTTCACCGCGGCGGCGGCCGCTTCAACGGGGATATCCAGCGGTTTTGCGATTTTATCCGCCATCTGACCGTAGGCTTTTTCGCGGTTCAGCTTCATGGTCCCCCCTAAGAAATAATCCGGGTCGAAAGTCCCCAGCAGAAGGTCCGCATCCGTCACGGTGGGTTCCATGCCGCCCAGGTCAAAGCAAACAGGCCCCGGAAGCGCCCCGGCGGATTGCGGTCCCACGCGAAGGACTCCTTCCTGAACCGATGCAATGGATCCGCCGCCGGCGCCCACGGCCCTGATCTCCACCATGGGGACATTCACCTTGAAACCTTCCACATCCGGCTTTAGCGTGTAACTGACCTGGCCCTGCTGCACATAACCCAGATCAAAAGACGTTCCGCCCATGTCCGCGGAAATGATCTGATCCGTGCCGTAGGCCGATCCCGTCACCCGAGCCCCCATGAGCCCAGCCGCCGGTCCCGAATTATAGGTATTGATGGCACGGGTCTTGGCAACCCTGGCAACGGCATGGTTGTTGTGAACGATGAGCAGGTTTTTCCGGTACATTCTCCTTCGAAGGTCTTCCCCCGCTTTGTATAGCATGTTCACCAACTTGCCGTGAATGTAGGCGTTCAGCACCGCGGCATTAATTCGCTCCCCTTCCCCTTTTCGGGTGGAGATATCAGAAGAGAGAAAAACCGGTACGGAGCCCAGGAAATCTCTGGGGTATTCCTCCTTGATGGCTTTCCGAACGAACCGTTCATGCTCCGGATTGGCATCGGAATTGGCCAGCGCCACCAACAGACATCGAGCACCGCGGTCTATGAGTTTCTGGGCCCCGGCCATGACGGCTTTTTTGTCCGGTGCACGCACGATTTCTCCATTGGAAGACATTTCCTCCTGAATCGTCAGAATCATTTCCGGATCCACCAGCGGTCTCTTTCCGTCGCCCTCACCGTAAGGCGCCTCTTTTTCGTGCCCTTCGGTCAACAGCAGACCCAAGCGGCTGCCATCCCTCTGAATGATGGCGTTGGTACCGATGGTGTTTGAAAACCGGATGATATCCGTTTCATACAGAAGGGCCTCCACCGCCATACCGAACTTTTCAGCGCCCGCCTTGATGCACTCCAGAAAACAGATGGTCAAATCGTGCGGTGAAGTGGGCACTTTCACAGGTTCGACCCGGTCCCCTGAAACAAAAAACCCGTCGGTGAAGGTGCCGCCCGTGTCAATGTCAATCGTATACCCCATGACCTTTCCCTCCTTGCTTGTGTTAATACGTGAAGAATATAAACCTCCTATGAAACGTCTTCTCCGTTACCCTGGGCCCATGCGCCCGCCAACACCCCGTTCATGATGAAAGAAACAATCTCCTCTCTGATTTCTTCCATGGACAGGGAACCGTCTGAACGGTACCAGCGAAACTGCCAGTTAATGATGCCGAAGATATTGAATGCCAGGACCTTGATGCTCCTATATTGGATGAGCCCCGCATCCTCCAGTTCCCGCAGAACCTGTTTGTAAAATCCGTAGATTTGACGTTGAATATGGCGGTTGACCTTCGCCCCTTCTTCAGAGAGGTGTTCCTCGTCCAGAAAGAAAATCTTGGCCTCATTATTGTAGCGTTCGGAGAGCCTGACATGGGTCTCAATCAGTTTCCTGAACCGTTCCATGGGAGGGATATCCAGTTGCGCGGCTTCCCTGAGTTCTTTCACCAGATCTTCGGATGAATGTTGCAGGATGGCCAGGAGCAAGCCTTCCTTGCTCCCGAAGTAGTGGTAAATATTGGAAATGCTCATTCCCATGGCACTGGCGATATCCCGGATGGAGGTACCCCGAAAGCCCTTGGTGGCGAAAAGATCGATGGCGCACCTGATGACCTTTTCCTTTGTGTTGTTCGGATCGTTCATGTTGTCCCTCCTGTTGCCCGGCGCAGAGGATGGTGGAGATCGCCCATCCGGAGTATATCGATCGTTCGATATGCATATATCGAACGATCGATATACTGTCAAGAAAAAAATCTCACCAAGAAGAAAATGCCGTTACCTGGTGGATCTGCCCGGGCGTGGCGCCCTCTGGCGTCGTCAGGATGACGGTGCGTGCAGTATCATTTTTTTGATGACAGGGTCCTTTAGATGATCCGCCGAGGAATCATATTGAGGGATATGGATGTTTTTATTAATATCATCGCAACATGGGGTGAAGAATCAGGTGAAGAAGATGGATGGTTTATGCAGCCCAGTCCGTGGGAGGTCGCGAATCGTGAGAAATGCTTTGATACATATGAATGTGCTGATACGGATTGGGATGGCCGGACTGATATGGGTTGCCGGGACCTCATGCGCGTCCAGGATGATCGAGATGGAAGGGCATCGGGTCTTCAATCCGGAATACACCTGGTATCTCGAGTCAGAGGACCGGGACCGATGGCAGAAGCCCGACCAGGTCATCGAGGCCCTCCAGATCCCCGAAGGCGCTGTAATCGCCGATATAGGCGCCGGCGGCGGTTATTTTACCGAGCGTTTCTCAAACCAGGTGGGCAAGCGCGGACATGTGTACGCGGTGGATGTTCAGGACGTTATGATCGGGCTGCTGAAAAAAAGGGTCAAAGACCGTAACCTGGAAAACGTGACGGTCATCAAAGGGAAATTTGAAACCCCCATGCTCCCCTGCCACGCGATGGATATCGCCTTTTTTTCGAGCGTATATAAGGAAATTGACGACCGTATCCAATATATGAAAGAGGTGCGCAGGTCCCTTAAGCCGGGCGGGCAGGTGGCCATTATCGAATTTTACAGAGACCGCGGGCTCCTTGGACCTGAACTTGCGGACCGCCTCTCCGAAACCCAGGTCATTGATGAAATGAGAAGCGCGGGGTTTGTCCTGATCCAGCGGTTTGACTTCCTTCCCAAGGAATATTTCTTGCTGTTCTGCGTGGCTGACGCATCTTGATGCCTTTCCCATTGCCCGGAGAACGGGTGCAGACAGTTGCGGTCGTGGTGCGTCCATTGCAATGGCAGGAGACCGTGCATGCGCATGTCTATTTGGCGAGGGCGTATGGAAAGTTTTCTTTTTCCGGTGACGTGTCTTGATGGATTATTCTCCTGTTGTTCCCTGTAATCCGATCACGGATCCGACGCTGTTGAGGATAAATTCCTCCGGAAAGGCCTGGGAAATCTGGTGGATGGCCTTCCAGCCGGTGCAGTGCATGGGGGAGAGAACCTTTGGGCCGATCTTTTTGAACTCCTCGATGGTCTGTTCGATGATCTTTTCAAAAAAGGGACCGGAGAGGTGAAATCCGCCAATTGCCGCGTAGACCTCCTGAATGCCGGTGATCTTTTGGGCATAGAGAATCGTATTGATGATCCCGGCATGGCTGCACCCGGCGATGATCACCAGTCCTTTTCCCTTCACATGAACCACCAAGGCCTGATCGTCTGCAATGGGATCGGGGACGGTCTCTCCGTCCCGTTCCATACTGGCGTTGGGGAGGCCTTTCTCAAAGGGGGTGACCCGTTCCACCTCGCCCGTGACTAGAATGGTCCCGTCCGCAAGGGGCGTGGGTCCGGTGCTTTCCACCAGGTCAATGTTTTGTTTGAGGAGATCCTCCCTCACCAGGGTCTGTGGGAAGAGGAGCCTGCGGCCGTCGGCCAGACCGAAAAAGCGGGGAGCGTCAAAGACCCCCGGATGCAACACCAGGGGGATCCTATGCGGGAGCCTGTCCAATACCGGATAGAGGGACCCGGTATGGTCCATGTGGCCGTGGCTCAGGGCCATGGCCTCCACCCGGCCGAGATCCACCCCGAGCATGTCTACGTTGTGCATGACCCCGATGCTGCTGTATCCGGTGTCAAAGAGGACCGTGTGGGTGTCATCTCCTGCATAAACCGTCACCAGGAGCGACAGTCCATGCTCTGCCAGGAGGGTGTCCGCGGGGA
Protein-coding sequences here:
- a CDS encoding hydantoinase/oxoprolinase family protein, yielding MGYTIDIDTGGTFTDGFFVSGDRVEPVKVPTSPHDLTICFLECIKAGAEKFGMAVEALLYETDIIRFSNTIGTNAIIQRDGSRLGLLLTEGHEKEAPYGEGDGKRPLVDPEMILTIQEEMSSNGEIVRAPDKKAVMAGAQKLIDRGARCLLVALANSDANPEHERFVRKAIKEEYPRDFLGSVPVFLSSDISTRKGEGERINAAVLNAYIHGKLVNMLYKAGEDLRRRMYRKNLLIVHNNHAVARVAKTRAINTYNSGPAAGLMGARVTGSAYGTDQIISADMGGTSFDLGYVQQGQVSYTLKPDVEGFKVNVPMVEIRAVGAGGGSIASVQEGVLRVGPQSAGALPGPVCFDLGGMEPTVTDADLLLGTFDPDYFLGGTMKLNREKAYGQMADKIAKPLDIPVEAAAAAVKETIDQAMGRELLAIRKKLKGEGEPLLVVYGGAGPAHCCASAEVAGIKKIVITPFSAVFSAYASSGMDVGHIYYARANMPFHEKSDLSSLGETLAKLKNEAARDIRGEGFAFEDMKLSLELMVEGNEGGDEIKFGADFDSFLSPEGLRTAVSEARQLLGSNGNGFDGDLKLNTVSLLAQAETPHFEVQEILRAQTDVSSAKKSIRSVFLDRKKGFEDIPVYDRVLLTHGHSISGPALVESEQTTILVATGWRMTVDKFNNALLEEVSAS
- a CDS encoding TetR family transcriptional regulator — encoded protein: MNDPNNTKEKVIRCAIDLFATKGFRGTSIRDIASAMGMSISNIYHYFGSKEGLLLAILQHSSEDLVKELREAAQLDIPPMERFRKLIETHVRLSERYNNEAKIFFLDEEHLSEEGAKVNRHIQRQIYGFYKQVLRELEDAGLIQYRSIKVLAFNIFGIINWQFRWYRSDGSLSMEEIREEIVSFIMNGVLAGAWAQGNGEDVS
- a CDS encoding uroporphyrinogen decarboxylase family protein is translated as MATGRELFNAFLNDEPLSRPVFVPMIRGLLSRVENMPMEQLMNDPTLWANALVKTHKLFRFDGVVVGLDFTLMAEACGCGISWKDDRPVAAHPEKVLFEKPEETGRMKHALEAASRVFEVSRNEQACIAAMTGPLTLADMLFGRGHGVEHLGEVKQLMVPVAEAFCKTGPDVLIFMEGRSLASEKISLAHKKIYNTLRNITGYYDVKAGLYVQKYDPSQVDRFSSLKMDLYVLGPSSDGSLPEVSRIWDLGVGALGVGLGLPLDDLETAARLVREGRELYETTGGRGIFFTSLGPTTRNVKMETLHKIVQEFFH
- a CDS encoding acetone carboxylase subunit gamma; this translates as MKVRITEYLEIDLDQEKWCCQRCGHALIGARENYKRGCLVAEKPFEEVHPPLVEGKEYSFSPDPNYCRLLEFYCPACGVVIENEYLPPGHPITHDIELDVDALKKRHGV
- a CDS encoding MBL fold metallo-hydrolase, whose protein sequence is MNQRTTPIQAVDRVEIQTLMENYVDVLLTNSEVVTRPPLSKSGTIPADTLLAEHGLSLLVTVYAGDDTHTVLFDTGYSSIGVMHNVDMLGVDLGRVEAMALSHGHMDHTGSLYPVLDRLPHRIPLVLHPGVFDAPRFFGLADGRRLLFPQTLVREDLLKQNIDLVESTGPTPLADGTILVTGEVERVTPFEKGLPNASMERDGETVPDPIADDQALVVHVKGKGLVIIAGCSHAGIINTILYAQKITGIQEVYAAIGGFHLSGPFFEKIIEQTIEEFKKIGPKVLSPMHCTGWKAIHQISQAFPEEFILNSVGSVIGLQGTTGE
- a CDS encoding methyltransferase domain-containing protein, with the protein product MRNALIHMNVLIRIGMAGLIWVAGTSCASRMIEMEGHRVFNPEYTWYLESEDRDRWQKPDQVIEALQIPEGAVIADIGAGGGYFTERFSNQVGKRGHVYAVDVQDVMIGLLKKRVKDRNLENVTVIKGKFETPMLPCHAMDIAFFSSVYKEIDDRIQYMKEVRRSLKPGGQVAIIEFYRDRGLLGPELADRLSETQVIDEMRSAGFVLIQRFDFLPKEYFLLFCVADAS